One Flavobacterium cerinum genomic window, CGAATGCTAGCAAACAAAATCCGATAACTCCAATTAAAAGAATCGAACGCTGTCTAATTTTTGATAAAACTGCCATCTTATATGATTATTTTTTTTATTCAGTGGGCGAAAATACAATTATCTATTTAATAATAAAAGATGTGTCACTATATTTTCAAATATTTTTACTTTTTTATTTGGATAATTCTTTATTCTTTGATACGAACCTCAATTAGTTCAATTTTTTTATTAGAAGCTTCGCGTATCAAAATCCGGTATTTTCCCAATTCCAATTCCTGACCTTGTTGCGGAATTTCCTTGGTTGCATGTACAATAAAACCGCCTAATGTAACATATGAATCGCTTTCCGGGATTTTAAGATTGTATTTCTGATTAACATATTCAACATTGAGACGTGCCGAAAATAAAAAAGAACGATCATTTTGCTTTTCTTCTATCAATTCTTCCAAATCATGCTCGTCTTCAATCTCTCCGAACAACTCTTCAATAATATCTTCCACGGTCACTATTCCGGAAGTTCCGCCATATTCATCGATCACAACAGCCATACTTTTCCGCTTTTTAGTCAGCAGATCTAAAACTTCTTTGATCAATAATGTTTCCGGCACGTATTCGACCGGAATCATAACCGACTTTATCTCTTTTGGTTTTTTAAACAACTCGAAGGAATGCACATATCCGATAATATTATCCAGTGTACCCTGATAGACTACAATTTTAGAATATCCTGTCTCAACAAACAATTCTCTTAACTCTGTAATACTATCCTGTTCTTCAACCGAAGCGATTTCGGTACGCGGCGTCATAATATCCCGCACCTTAAGATCTGAAAATTCCAACGCATTTTGAAAAATCTGTATCTCAGTATCGATTTCCTCCTGATTATCGGCTGCATTTACCTGTTCGGTAATATAAGTTCCCAGTTCACCACGGTTAAAATAAAGATGCTCCTTATTTCGTTCAAGCTTAAAAACATGAATCAGAATTTTATCGGCTATCGCCACTACAATTTTCGAAATTCCGGAAAATAACAGATAAAAGAAATAAGCCGGCAGCGCCAATATTTTTATCAGCGTATTCGGATAAATCTGAAAAATAACTTTCGGAAGAAAACTGGACGTAAGCAATATAAGCAGGGTTGCGATAACTACCTGCGACAGGATCATCTGAAACGGACTTAAAAGGAATCCGTGCTCCCGGATAAGCTGAACGACAAGTGCACTGGAAAAATACCCGTAAACAGAAAAGACAATACTTTTCCCCAACAGCATCGATGCAATAAAATGAGAAGGCTTCTCGGTAAGGCGGGTTAGTATTCTGGAAAAAAAGGTGTTTTGCTTTTTTTCAATACTCAGATAAACTTTATTCGAAGCGATATAAGCGATTTCCATTCCGGAAAAGAACGCGGAGAGAATCAAACAACTTATAATTATCGCTATCTCCATATATCGTTTACCTTATTGTTTCATTTTGTTTGAAAAACGTCTTCTGAAAAAAAACATAAAAATTGCTGCCAGGGCGAAAAGGAAATGAACGATATAACTTTCTCCTGCTCTTAACTTCACAACTCCCTCAACAATAAATAGTATCGCTATAACCAAATATAAATAGTGAACATGTCTTAATATTCCCATAATAATTATTCTATCTTAGAAATTTCGCCCCTGTTTTGCTGGGCATTCATAACTGAAAAATCTTTGCTAAAATCGATACCTTTTCCTTCCAGGTAACTATTCGCATCTGTAAATTTAAAATATTTCTCGGTAAAAAACCACTCATTCTTCTGATCGTAGTACAATTGTTCCGTCTGAAGTATTTTACCGTCACTGGATGTAATCTTAACATGTCCCTGCAAATCAATAATATCCGTTTTTGCATAAGTAATCGCATAATCCGACTCCACATAGCTTTTATTTCCGTGCTCGTCGAACAAGGTTACAAACACTCCTTTCGGGAACTCGGTATACGGATATTTTAGATTGGAAAAATCCAATAATAACGGACTTACCAATATTGCTTTAATTTTTCCGGAATCGGTATATTTTAAATTGACATGTTCTGCTTCTCCGATCGGAGAAAACGGTACCGCATTGATTCGCTGTACTTCTTTAAAATTGCTTTCGCATGAAAAAAACACAGTCACAGTAAGAACTGTGACTAATGCTAAAAAATATTTTCCAAAGTTTAATTTCATCAGAATACTATTCGTATTTCGTTTTCCTAAACCACAAATCATTTACTGACAATCCGATATAGATCCCGAAGTAATTTTCCTGAACCAGATTACTACTTGCCGTACCTCTCTTTCCATATTCGAAACCGATATTCAGATTGGAAAGACTACGACCGATCGGAAGACCTAAACCGGCATTCATACTATAATCTTTAATTGACTGATTGTTAATTACCAATCCTGTATTTTCATAACGGAAACCTGCTCTATAGGTTACGCGATCCAAATAACTGGTAAATGAGTTGAATTTAGGTATAAAATACCCCCCTACAACATAACGTTGTGTTTTTTCAAAACCGACATTGGTAATCTGATCAAAACGGTTTACAAAACTACTCTTATCCTGAAGCGTCACTTCTGCACCAATCATCCATTTTTTTGCTAATCCGAAACCGGTTCCTAAAGCATATTTAGCCGGTAATTTGAAATCGGTATTTGTTTCACTGTAATTCACAACATCCGATTCCAACTCTGCTCCTGACCCTGAATAAGTGATTGAAGCAACTGATCCTGTATTATCTGCTCTTAAGTTACTTTGCGGAGAATAAGTCAAACTACTATACCAGTCATATTTATTATTAACCTTCGTCTGATACATCAAACCGGCATTAAAAGCCACTCCGCTATATCGTGACGTATTGATTTCTCTTTTTCCAAGATGCACATCTTCTAAAAACACATAGGATTTCGTTTCCACTCTTCCGAAATTATATTGAAAATCGGCTCCGATGCTTAATTTAGGTGTGATTTTATATCCCAATGCGAAGAACACGTTATTTACACCACCTTCACCTGTAAAACGTTTACTGGTATTGATGATTTCTCCGGATGTCATTTGTGATGTTGTATTTTGATCGACTTTATATCCAACAGATGAATAAGGCATAAGTCCGAATGAAACTCCCATTTTTTTAGAAATCGGAAATCCCAGCGCCAAATAATCAAACGTAGTTCTGCTTGCTGTTTCTTTTTGCGAATCCGTTTTAAAAGTAGTGCTTCGGTTTGTTGCTCCCACCGTGAAAGTAGTCATTATTAACCCCGAAAGCGATGCTGGATTTTGCAGATTCAGGTGAATACTATCCGGCAAAACTCCTAACCCACCCATAGCTTTATTTTCATGGGTTCCCCGGTACTTTACATCTCCGATACCATAGAATGAATACGGTGAAGCGGTACCTTCCTGTGCAAAAATCACGGAAGAAAAAAGCAAACTAGTGCCTAGAATTATCTTTTTAATCATTTGTTGATTGTATATTGATATAAGTGGTTCAAACTTTCTAATAGAAAATTTGGATTGGCAAATATGGTGTTTTTTACTCTTTTAGCCAAAAAATCCGTATCACCTCCTGTTAAAATTACTGTTAAAACTTGATATTGTTCACGATAGCGTTCGATGAAACCCTCTACTTCATACAAAATTCCATTTACTACACCGGAATGAATGGCCTGTTTTGTCGAGTTTCCGATAACACCGGACGGACTTTCCA contains:
- a CDS encoding hemolysin family protein; translation: MEIAIIISCLILSAFFSGMEIAYIASNKVYLSIEKKQNTFFSRILTRLTEKPSHFIASMLLGKSIVFSVYGYFSSALVVQLIREHGFLLSPFQMILSQVVIATLLILLTSSFLPKVIFQIYPNTLIKILALPAYFFYLLFSGISKIVVAIADKILIHVFKLERNKEHLYFNRGELGTYITEQVNAADNQEEIDTEIQIFQNALEFSDLKVRDIMTPRTEIASVEEQDSITELRELFVETGYSKIVVYQGTLDNIIGYVHSFELFKKPKEIKSVMIPVEYVPETLLIKEVLDLLTKKRKSMAVVIDEYGGTSGIVTVEDIIEELFGEIEDEHDLEELIEEKQNDRSFLFSARLNVEYVNQKYNLKIPESDSYVTLGGFIVHATKEIPQQGQELELGKYRILIREASNKKIELIEVRIKE
- the lptC gene encoding LPS export ABC transporter periplasmic protein LptC, with amino-acid sequence MKLNFGKYFLALVTVLTVTVFFSCESNFKEVQRINAVPFSPIGEAEHVNLKYTDSGKIKAILVSPLLLDFSNLKYPYTEFPKGVFVTLFDEHGNKSYVESDYAITYAKTDIIDLQGHVKITSSDGKILQTEQLYYDQKNEWFFTEKYFKFTDANSYLEGKGIDFSKDFSVMNAQQNRGEISKIE
- a CDS encoding outer membrane protein transport protein is translated as MIKKIILGTSLLFSSVIFAQEGTASPYSFYGIGDVKYRGTHENKAMGGLGVLPDSIHLNLQNPASLSGLIMTTFTVGATNRSTTFKTDSQKETASRTTFDYLALGFPISKKMGVSFGLMPYSSVGYKVDQNTTSQMTSGEIINTSKRFTGEGGVNNVFFALGYKITPKLSIGADFQYNFGRVETKSYVFLEDVHLGKREINTSRYSGVAFNAGLMYQTKVNNKYDWYSSLTYSPQSNLRADNTGSVASITYSGSGAELESDVVNYSETNTDFKLPAKYALGTGFGLAKKWMIGAEVTLQDKSSFVNRFDQITNVGFEKTQRYVVGGYFIPKFNSFTSYLDRVTYRAGFRYENTGLVINNQSIKDYSMNAGLGLPIGRSLSNLNIGFEYGKRGTASSNLVQENYFGIYIGLSVNDLWFRKTKYE